Proteins encoded together in one Triticum dicoccoides isolate Atlit2015 ecotype Zavitan chromosome 7B, WEW_v2.0, whole genome shotgun sequence window:
- the LOC119337655 gene encoding uncharacterized protein LOC119337655 has protein sequence MAVSSSSSLRCPWPDLQPELLGVVLSRLPSHTDRVLLAAVCRAWRSNARLLRPLPPLLPWIALCDGTFLSLPDCAVHRLPAADDGVSIRASTGSRLFLVHGDGRCSLMKPSPSATTPVPEAAFWFQGKPVVRKVVASDHLIAALVESTNSTTARVIISTRGQPWHITRCSTMEWAEPEGGFVSDIAIFKGKIYALLTTNVERYRQHELCILDDGHEQTTIHGTLVGREAWYDPNLTGFYLQRNYLVVSGDRLLMVEQRISEPWPRDWGPLKLTRHFKVLEATDLSSSGCAHWTEVDTLMGRALFVSQGCSESLPASAGGQSSGTGVEEDCIYFLNEKKGSSQPGLAFLNLKPGRPFVSKINRGNCENAFQDSGVYNMRDRTVMPLLSETVVASTAGEGPWSPTWLFPEP, from the coding sequence ATGGCCGTGTCATCAAGCTCGTCTCTCCGGTGCCCATGGCCGGACCTCCAGCCGGAGCTGTTGGGCGTCGTGCTCTCGCGGCTGCCGTCGCACACCGAccgcgtcctcctcgccgccgtcTGCCGCGCATGGCGCTCCAACGCGCGGCTGCTGCGCCCGCTTCCCCCGCTGCTCCCGTGGATTGCCCTCTGCGATGGCACCTTCCTCAGCCTCCCCGACTGCGCCGTCCACCGCCTGCCCGCCGCGGACGACGGCGTCTCCATCCGAGCCTCCACCGGCAGCAGGCTCTTCCTCGTGCACGGCGACGGCAGGTGCTCGCTGATGAAACCTTCCCCCTCTGCGACGACCCCTGTCCCCGAGGCTGCCTTCTGGTTCCAGGGAAAGCCCGTCGTCCGGAAGGTGGTGGCGTCCGATCACCTCATCGCCGCTCTGGTGGAGTCAACAAATTCCACGACCGCGAGAGTCATCATCTCTACTCGTGGGCAGCCATGGCACATCACGAGGTGCTCCACGATGGAGTGGGCGGAGCCTGAAGGCGGCTTCGTCAGCGACATTGCCATCTTCAAAGGAAAGATCTACGCCCTCCTCACCACAAATGTGGAGCGATATCGTCAGCATGAACTTTGTATCCTGGACGACGGCCACGAGCAGACAACCATCCACGGTACCCTAGTAGGGCGGGAGGCATGGTATGATCCTAACTTGACCGGCTTCTACTTGCAGCGGAACTACCTTGTCGTCTCCGGTGATAGGCTGCTGATGGTCGAACAAAGGATCAGCGAGCCGTGGCCGAGAGACTGGGGACCTTTGAAGCTGACACGACACTTCAAGGTATTGGAAGCAACGGACCTGAGCAGCAGCGGCTGTGCACACTGGACCGAAGTCGATACATTGATGGGGCGCGCGCTCTTCGTCAGCCAAGGGTGCTCCGAGTCCCTCCCTGCCAGTGCCGGAGGTCAATCTAGCGGCACCGGAGTTGAAGAAGATTGCATCTACTTTCTAAACGAGAAGAAAGGATCTAGTCAGCCTGGTTTGGCCTTTCTTAACTTAAAGCCGGGCAGGCCCTTCGTTTCAAAAATAAACAGGGGAAATTGTGAGAATGCCTTTCAAGACTCTGGGGTGTACAACATGAGAGACCGGACAGTGATGCCATTGCTGTCGGAGACGGTAGTGGCGTCCACAGCCGGCGAAGGTCCATGGTCTCCTACTTGGCTTTTTCCAGAGCCTTGA
- the LOC119337654 gene encoding BTB/POZ domain-containing protein At5g41330-like, with translation MTKNIQLLKMRSCPISQRQDGSDRRGDQIFPCGAGSSGDKLGMLASRKEIEKFQNDRQMTRPSSPLNVPAQMKMRVENMSVEVNTAGTENSPPMASATASSSVVTLNVGGELFQTTTATLSRAGASSPLASLGPSPADAPHLLDRDPRLFAAILSFLRNGRLASPPPSPALLAEARHFSLDGLLLSSLSPASAFSPLSLRPTALLPLTGRVAPSAVAISPSPHAASLVAAHGGVVTSFDAALASRTSVLTPLPTIDSLVAVSPAVALAGARDFPGVQLCRFPGDAPATASEALYWPDSPSSSVLSMAATAASETASHWLFASFESARRNSSAVVAFDLNSLSPVVEIGRKEVFGADVEAAIPPTKLGWLAGHSLLLAAGSHSGPAGMVGDIRLWDVRASSTVPVWEVREDDCFADVAASDSLSALFKVGAASGEVFMADLRRLSGDGISVDPWVCIGDRQRAGAATASRRKDGNGCRIECYRNWVFVARGAYVEVWTQVEITSEPGEKKVMRRNWVGNGPSVVTADGEEMDKIVSWAFGGGRMALARVDKRSVEVWDSASGTISGE, from the coding sequence ATGACAAAGAATATACAACTCTTGAAGATGCGAAGTTGCCCCATCTCTCAGCGCCAAGATGGTAGCGATAGGCGAGGGGACCAAATATTCCCTTGCGGCGCCGGTAGCAGCGGCGACAAGTTAGGTATGCTCGCTAGCAGAAAAGAAATAGAGAAATTTCAGAATGATAGACAAATGACGCGACCATCCAGCCCACTAAATGTTCCGGCCCAAATGAAAATGCGAGTAGAAAATATGTCAGTCGAAGTCAACACCGCTGGTACCGAGAATTCCCCACCCATGGCTTCCGCCACCGCGTCCTCCTCCGTCGTCACCCTCAACGTCGGCGGCGAGCTCTTCCAGACCACCACAGCGACCCTCTCCCGCGCAGGCGCTTCCTCCCCTCTGGCCTCCCTTGGCCCATCGCCCGCCGACGCGCCACACTTACTCGACCGCGACCCTCGCCTGTTCGCCGCCATCCTCTCCTTCCTCCGCAATGGCCGCCTCGCGTCCCCTCCTCCCTCCCCCGCTCTCCTCGCCGAGGCTCGGCACTTCTCACTcgacggcctcctcctctcctccctctcccccgcGTCCGCCTTCTCCCCACTGTCTCTGCGCCCCACCGCCCTCCTCCCCCTGACCGGCCGCGTCGCTCCCTCCGCAGTGGCCATATCCCCCTCCCCGCACGCGGCCTCCCTCGTTGCCGCGCACGGCGGGGTCGTCACTAGCTTTGACGCCGCGCTCGCCTCCCGCACCAGCGTCCTAACGCCGCTCCCCACCATCGACTCGCTCGTCGCGGTGTCCCCCGCCGTCGCCCTGGCTGGCGCCCGCGACTTTCCCGGCGTCCAGCTCTGCCGGTTCCCGGGCGACGCCCCTGCCACAGCTTCAGAGGCTCTATATTGGCCAGACTCGCCTTCTTCTTCCGTGCTGTCTATGGCCGCAACAGCGGCCTCAGAAACGGCGTCACACTGGCTCTTTGCCAGCTTCGAGTCAGCGCGACGGAATTCGAGCGCCGTGGTGGCGTTCGATCTGAATTCGCTGTCACCTGTGGTGGAAATCGGGCGGAAGGAGGTGTTCGGTGCGGACGTTGAGGCAGCAATACCACCTACCAAGCTCGGCTGGCTTGCTGGCCACAGTCTCTTGCTTGCGGCCGGATCACACTCCGGGCCGGCCGGAATGGTGGGTGACATACGCCTGTGGGACGTCCGGGCAAGCTCGACGGTGCCGGTGTGGGAGGTGAGGGAGGACGACTGCTTTGCAGATGTTGCTGCATCAGACTCGCTGTCGGCATTGTTTAAGGTGGGGGCTGCCTCCGGTGAGGTTTTCATGGCCGACTTGAGGAGACTTAGTGGTGATGGCATCAGTGTTGATCCTTGGGTGTGCATCGGAGACCGACAAAGGGCGGGAGCTGCCACAGCATCTCGCAGAAAGGATGGGAATGGTTGTAGAATTGAGTGTTACCGCAATTGGGTGTTTGTGGCACGTGGCGCATATGTTGAGGTGTGGACACAGGTGGAAATTACATCAGAGCCTGGGGAGAAGAAGGTGATGAGGAGGAATTGGGTAGGGAACGGGCCATCGGTGGTTACTGCCGACGGTGAGGAGATGGACAAGATCGTGAGCTGGGCCTTCGGAGGCGGCAGAATGGCATTGGCTAGAGTCGATAAGCGGTCTGTTGAGGTGTGGGATAGTGCTTCTGGGACAATATCGGGTGAATAG